Proteins found in one Canis lupus baileyi chromosome 26, mCanLup2.hap1, whole genome shotgun sequence genomic segment:
- the NXT1 gene encoding NTF2-related export protein 1 isoform X2 yields MASVDFKTYVDQACRAAEEFVNVYYTTMDKRRRLLSRLYMGTATLVWNGNAVSGQESLSEFFEMLPSSEFQINVVDCQPVHDEATPSQTTVLVVICGTVKFEGNKQRDFNQNFILTAQASPSNTVWKIASDCFRFQDWAS; encoded by the coding sequence ATGGCGTCAGTGGACTTCAAGACCTACGTGGATCAGGCCTGCAGAGCTGCTGAGGAGTTTGTGAACGTGTACTACACTACCATGGATAAGCGGCGGCGCCTGCTGTCCCGCCTGTACATGGGCACGGCCACCCTTGTGTGGAATGGAAACGCTGTTTCAGGACAAGAGTCCTTGAGTGAGTTTTTTGAAATGCTGCCTTCCAGTGAGTTCCAGATCAACGTGGTAGACTGCCAACCTGTCCATGATGAAGCCACCCCAAGCCAGACCACAGTCCTTGTTGTGATCTGTGGAACAGTAAAGTTTGAAGGCAACAAACAACGGGACTTTAACCAAAACTTCATCCTGACTGCCCAGGCCTCGCCCAGCAACACGGTGTGGAAAATAGCAAGTGACTGCTTCCGGTTCCAGGACTGGGCCAGCTAG
- the NXT1 gene encoding NTF2-related export protein 1 isoform X1 — MLNQLSHPAPAPSGTGTPGPPLAGLEMASVDFKTYVDQACRAAEEFVNVYYTTMDKRRRLLSRLYMGTATLVWNGNAVSGQESLSEFFEMLPSSEFQINVVDCQPVHDEATPSQTTVLVVICGTVKFEGNKQRDFNQNFILTAQASPSNTVWKIASDCFRFQDWAS, encoded by the exons atgcttaaccagctgagccacccag CCCCGGCTCCCTCAGGCACAGGCACACCTGGGCCTCCTTTGGCAGGGCTGGAGATGGCGTCAGTGGACTTCAAGACCTACGTGGATCAGGCCTGCAGAGCTGCTGAGGAGTTTGTGAACGTGTACTACACTACCATGGATAAGCGGCGGCGCCTGCTGTCCCGCCTGTACATGGGCACGGCCACCCTTGTGTGGAATGGAAACGCTGTTTCAGGACAAGAGTCCTTGAGTGAGTTTTTTGAAATGCTGCCTTCCAGTGAGTTCCAGATCAACGTGGTAGACTGCCAACCTGTCCATGATGAAGCCACCCCAAGCCAGACCACAGTCCTTGTTGTGATCTGTGGAACAGTAAAGTTTGAAGGCAACAAACAACGGGACTTTAACCAAAACTTCATCCTGACTGCCCAGGCCTCGCCCAGCAACACGGTGTGGAAAATAGCAAGTGACTGCTTCCGGTTCCAGGACTGGGCCAGCTAG